A single window of Granulibacter bethesdensis DNA harbors:
- a CDS encoding carbohydrate porin translates to MTMSRFYFTFSFLIAALLAPVPSTASPPAKPATPSHDPWRVQENSADDIVMDVSRLGIDATPPNLPDHVSLANGVNFIAAYTAEMASNPVGGIKQEAAYAGQILVGADFDMNKLARLNGVSVHLAITNRQGRSLSRDAIGNSTSVQEIWGGGQTTRLTQLTIEKKAFNDRLILEAGRGIANPEFLSSPLYCQFQSNSVCGSPTFVFRTSSLTWWPASSWMGRVKVWMTPRIYLHAGAYEVNRSFQGNNDHGLNWSTNRANGVIVPFELGYATTFENDRLPRHYQIGGWYDATHYDDPSRDIQGGYVQVSGLPAQSLYGRSGAYIRFDQMVWRPGHSQRGLTVFGVAMTGISGRLGEDYFLEAGMVMTAPFKKRPYDTMGFMINNQSLSGAALQGVSEARTLAGLSPETNRNQIMMELNYTFQALETVRITPNLQYIVNPDQLRYPTRPKSIPDAFVIGMKLTVSIANLVDNMIKGHPF, encoded by the coding sequence ATGACCATGTCCCGTTTTTATTTTACTTTTTCCTTTTTAATAGCAGCCCTATTGGCTCCTGTACCAAGTACTGCTTCTCCTCCGGCAAAGCCTGCAACGCCCAGCCATGATCCATGGCGGGTACAGGAAAATTCAGCCGACGATATCGTCATGGATGTAAGCAGACTGGGTATCGACGCAACACCTCCCAATCTTCCTGATCATGTCTCACTGGCGAATGGGGTCAATTTCATCGCCGCCTATACGGCGGAAATGGCCTCTAATCCGGTGGGTGGCATCAAACAGGAAGCAGCTTATGCCGGGCAGATTCTGGTCGGTGCCGATTTTGACATGAACAAATTGGCTCGGTTAAACGGCGTCAGCGTGCATCTCGCTATCACCAACCGTCAGGGGCGTAGCCTGTCCCGCGATGCCATTGGCAACAGCACGTCGGTTCAGGAAATCTGGGGCGGAGGCCAGACGACACGACTCACACAGCTTACCATCGAAAAAAAAGCCTTCAATGACAGGCTCATTCTTGAAGCAGGCCGTGGCATTGCCAACCCCGAATTTCTCTCATCACCGCTTTATTGCCAGTTTCAGTCAAATTCCGTCTGCGGCAGTCCTACTTTCGTATTCCGCACCAGCAGCCTGACATGGTGGCCTGCATCCAGCTGGATGGGCCGCGTCAAAGTCTGGATGACGCCACGCATCTATCTGCATGCCGGTGCTTATGAAGTGAACCGCAGTTTTCAGGGTAATAACGACCACGGTCTCAACTGGTCCACCAACCGTGCCAATGGCGTGATTGTGCCGTTCGAGCTCGGATATGCCACGACGTTTGAAAATGACCGTCTGCCACGTCATTATCAGATTGGCGGATGGTATGATGCCACCCATTACGATGATCCGTCACGGGACATACAAGGGGGCTATGTGCAGGTAAGCGGCCTTCCAGCCCAATCGCTGTATGGCCGTTCAGGCGCCTATATTCGGTTTGATCAGATGGTATGGCGCCCTGGTCATTCGCAACGCGGACTGACCGTGTTCGGGGTGGCGATGACCGGCATATCCGGCCGGCTGGGCGAGGATTACTTTCTGGAAGCAGGCATGGTGATGACGGCGCCTTTCAAGAAGCGTCCTTACGATACGATGGGTTTCATGATCAACAATCAATCTCTGAGCGGTGCAGCCCTTCAAGGCGTCAGCGAAGCCAGAACACTGGCCGGACTGTCGCCCGAAACCAACCGCAACCAGATCATGATGGAATTGAACTATACATTTCAGGCGCTGGAAACGGTAAGAATCACTCCGAACCTGCAATATATTGTAAACCCGGATCAGCTTCGCTATCCAACCCGTCCGAAATCCATCCCGGATGCTTTCGTAATCGGGATGAAATTAACCGTGAGCATTGCCAATCTGGTTGATAACATGATCAAGGGACATCCATTCTAA